CGCCCGGCCTTGAGCATGGCTGCGACCCACACGTCGGTCAGAGTGCCGATGTTGAGCACGAGTGCCCCGGCGTAGGCGACCATTTCTTCGACTTCATTCTCGGCATGGGCCATGACCGGGGACGCGCCGCAGGCCAGAAGCACATTGGCGGTGTAGTTCATGACCACGAAATTGGTGATGTTGTGGATCAGGGGTTTGGTCTGTCTGAGGGCGCGCAGATTGTCTGCGGCCTTGCGGGCAAAATCGGGCACGGTGTACCTCGCACTGCTGTTGGCGTTGGGGCAGCAGGGGCGAGGATTTGGTGGGGCGGCCGCTTCCGGCTTCGTCTTGCAATTCCCTTCGCTGGCATGATCCAGATCAGGTTCAACGGGTATCATCTCAGGCTCCTCGCCACCCCTGCAAAAACTCGTCATTGGCTAGGATAAGCGGGGGGAGGTGTCAAGGTGGGACCGTCACATGCCGATCGAGCAGTTCCGTCCGGCATTTTTGGCCTTGTAGAGAGCTTCGTCGGCGCGCAGCAGGGTCTTGTCGATGTTTTCTCCGGTGCGGTGTTGCGTATAGCCGATGCTTATCGTCGGCGCGGGGATTTCTTCGCTGATGCGGGGCGCCGCGGCCACGGCGAGGCGCAGGCGTTCCGCCACGAGCGGAGCGTTCGCGCTTTCGCAGGCCGGGAAAAGGAGCAGGAATTCCTCGCCGCCCCAGCGCGCGCACATGTCGTATTCCCGCAGCGCGAGTTCCAGCGCGTGGGCCACGGCCTGCAGGACCCTGTCACCGGCGGCATGCCCGAACTTGTCGTTCACGGCCTTGAAGTCATCAACGTCCGCGATCATGACCGTGAAACCGGCTTCGGGCTTTCGCGCAGCCTGGGCCGCGGTCTCTTCGAGACGAATGGTCATGTAGCGGCGGTTGGGCAGATTGGTCAGGGAATCGTAGTTGGAGGCGTGCTCTAGGCGTTCCTTAAGCTGATGCAGCATGGTCTGGTACTGGTCGCTGATGCGCACGATCTTTTCCAGCTGACGCACCTTTTTTTCGTAATTGACCAGATAACCTTGGCTGCGTTCGCGTTCGGCGGCCTGGAAGCGGTCCGCGATGTGGGTCAGCCGGTCCAGCAGGCGCTGCTGATCCATATAGCGCTGAAAAAGCTCGCGTAGCGGTTCTTTCCACCCATCCACAGGAGTGTCGGCGGTGAGCAGGGCTTCGATCTGTTCTTCCAGGTTGTCGTTGAGGTGAAGTGGCGACATGTTCATGACCTCGGGGCGATAGTGAAGGGAAATGTGCAGTCTTCCTTGAACTCCTCGGCCAGTTCTCCGACGCGCTCGTTGTCGGGGTCGTAGCTCCAGAGCACGTTGACCTGGCGTCCGCTCTGATGGGCTTCCTCCAGCCGGTCGAAGATGTCCATCATGGCCCGGATGCTGCTCGTGTTCAGGTAGACGAGCTCCAGGTCGAAGGATAGGGGGCGCGAGGTCTCCTTCAGAAAGGTGTCGATCCAGTCGATGATGGGCTGGAAAAACTCGAAGGGATTTTCCGGGTAGGAGTCTCCGGCCATGAAGACGCGGCCCACTTTATGGTCCATGCGCACTGCGGGGGTGCTGGGTGTTTGCGCGAGTTCAAGATCGTTCATGCTATTCTCGTTACGTATTTCGAAGAGTTAAAGTACGACGCGCAGGCTCAGGAAACTGCGCTGCCCATCCATTTCCCGCACGGTGGCGACAAGAGGGCGGGACGCTTTGCGGGCCATGTCGATGAGCCCCAGACCGGCGCTACCGTTCAGGATTTCTCGCGGCTGACGCAGTTGGGCCTTGAAGAACGCCTTGAGTTCGTTCCGATCCATGGCCGCCAGCTCGTCTACGCGCTTGAGCAGTTCCCGGCCATCGTCCGGGGTCACGACATTGCCCGCGCTGACGACATAGTGTCCGTCTTCGCGGGAGACGACGATGGCCGCATTGGCCGCGCCTGCGAGCTCCGGATGCTGATCGGCGTAGCGGCGGATGTTCTGGGTCATTTCTATGTACACGGCGAAAATGTCGGCCACGGCGCTGGGCTGCTCCTGCTGGTGATTGAGATAATCGCGCAGGGCCCGGCCGATCTCCTCGATCAGGGCGGCGTTGATGGGGCCGT
This DNA window, taken from Desulfomicrobium sp. ZS1, encodes the following:
- the siaB gene encoding biofilm regulation protein kinase SiaB; the protein is MTTPDLFDLREIFDQQQIMVCFNGPINAALIEEIGRALRDYLNHQQEQPSAVADIFAVYIEMTQNIRRYADQHPELAGAANAAIVVSREDGHYVVSAGNVVTPDDGRELLKRVDELAAMDRNELKAFFKAQLRQPREILNGSAGLGLIDMARKASRPLVATVREMDGQRSFLSLRVVL
- the siaC gene encoding biofilm regulation phosphoprotein SiaC, translating into MNDLELAQTPSTPAVRMDHKVGRVFMAGDSYPENPFEFFQPIIDWIDTFLKETSRPLSFDLELVYLNTSSIRAMMDIFDRLEEAHQSGRQVNVLWSYDPDNERVGELAEEFKEDCTFPFTIAPRS
- the siaD gene encoding biofilm regulation diguanylate cyclase SiaD: MSPLHLNDNLEEQIEALLTADTPVDGWKEPLRELFQRYMDQQRLLDRLTHIADRFQAAERERSQGYLVNYEKKVRQLEKIVRISDQYQTMLHQLKERLEHASNYDSLTNLPNRRYMTIRLEETAAQAARKPEAGFTVMIADVDDFKAVNDKFGHAAGDRVLQAVAHALELALREYDMCARWGGEEFLLLFPACESANAPLVAERLRLAVAAAPRISEEIPAPTISIGYTQHRTGENIDKTLLRADEALYKAKNAGRNCSIGM